In the Solibacillus sp. FSL K6-1523 genome, one interval contains:
- a CDS encoding DNA-binding protein, giving the protein MKNYKVESKDEFIALVQTEVLTSSEVLEELQISRQALGSLVKREKLVPIKELSRDKLFLREDVEKRKVAAKELHTKYRPYDE; this is encoded by the coding sequence ATGAAGAATTATAAAGTTGAATCTAAAGACGAATTTATCGCTTTAGTCCAAACTGAAGTACTTACCTCTTCAGAAGTATTAGAAGAATTACAAATATCTCGACAGGCATTAGGTTCACTTGTAAAACGCGAGAAATTAGTACCTATTAAAGAATTAAGTCGAGATAAGTTATTTTTGAGAGAAGATGTTGAGAAACGGAAAGTAGCAGCTAAAGAACTTCATACAAAATACAGACCTTACGATGAATAA
- a CDS encoding Y-family DNA polymerase codes for MNYENCPNKSIICIDMKCFYASCIALLEGLDVMEVPIAVIGSFKQPGSVVLAASPPMKERFRIKTGNRLYEIPKHPDIRLFEPKMSFFLDMSMAITNLIAQFVPREAIHVYSVDESFIDLTGCNKIWGSPEQTAKAIQLAIFQQFNIRSAVGLGPNMLIAKLALDLEAKKTGFVEWTYEDIPKKLWPVHPLSKMWGIGRQMEKNLNNMGIFTVGGLANMSLEALEHRFGVMGNQLYYHAHGIDYSTFGEPIVSGQISFGKGQMLMRDYTTRAEICVVLLEMCEDVVRRTRSAGYVGCTISLGLSYSNATMTKGFYRSKTITEPTNETMVIYKACKELLDTHFVGEPARQLSVRISNVEQERSIQLDLFDTGKEQRLLLGHTVDRIRERFGATSILRAVSFTKSGTAISRKRLVGGHLA; via the coding sequence ATGAACTACGAAAACTGCCCAAACAAATCAATTATTTGCATCGACATGAAATGTTTTTACGCAAGCTGTATCGCATTGTTAGAAGGACTTGATGTCATGGAAGTACCGATAGCAGTAATAGGGAGTTTTAAGCAACCCGGTAGCGTCGTACTAGCAGCATCCCCACCTATGAAAGAACGTTTTCGCATTAAAACGGGTAATCGCCTTTATGAAATTCCCAAACATCCAGACATCCGACTATTTGAGCCGAAAATGTCCTTCTTTTTAGATATGTCGATGGCCATAACAAATCTTATTGCTCAATTTGTACCACGAGAGGCGATTCATGTGTATAGTGTCGATGAAAGCTTTATTGATTTGACGGGGTGCAATAAAATTTGGGGATCACCTGAGCAAACAGCAAAAGCAATTCAGTTGGCTATTTTTCAGCAGTTTAACATTCGTTCAGCAGTTGGGTTAGGACCCAACATGTTAATAGCTAAGTTGGCGCTTGATTTGGAGGCAAAAAAGACAGGCTTCGTAGAATGGACTTATGAAGATATACCGAAAAAACTATGGCCTGTTCATCCGTTATCTAAAATGTGGGGCATCGGGCGTCAAATGGAAAAAAACCTAAACAACATGGGGATTTTTACGGTTGGCGGTTTAGCTAATATGAGTTTAGAGGCGTTGGAGCATCGTTTTGGCGTGATGGGAAATCAACTCTATTACCATGCCCATGGAATTGATTATTCGACCTTCGGAGAACCGATTGTTAGTGGGCAAATTAGCTTTGGTAAAGGACAAATGTTAATGCGTGATTACACTACACGTGCTGAAATTTGCGTTGTCTTGCTTGAAATGTGCGAGGATGTGGTGAGGCGTACACGTTCAGCCGGTTATGTAGGGTGCACAATTTCGTTAGGATTATCTTATAGTAACGCAACAATGACGAAAGGTTTTTACCGTTCGAAAACGATAACGGAACCGACAAATGAAACAATGGTGATTTATAAGGCGTGTAAAGAATTGCTTGATACACACTTTGTTGGGGAGCCAGCGCGCCAGTTGTCTGTGCGGATTTCTAATGTGGAACAAGAACGTAGTATTCAGCTTGATTTATTTGATACAGGAAAAGAGCAGCGTTTGCTTTTAGGGCATACGGTGGACAGAATACGAGAGCGATTTGGAGCAACATCGATTTTACGTGCTGTTTCATTTACAAAATCAGGTACCGCAATTTCACGTAAACGGTTGGTCGGTGGTCATCTAGCTTAA
- a CDS encoding baseplate J/gp47 family protein, whose translation MFEHQTFETIVERMLTRISNEVDKREGAIIYDTGAMTAKELQEMYIALDGIILETFPETASRPNLIRRAAEYGVYPYEATYAVLKGVFSKDIPIGSRFSLGELNYIAFQRIAPMEYDMRCEEVGIVGNTQFGALIPIEYIDGLQTAELTELLIPGEEEEPTEEFRRRFFLTRKQNPYGGNRDDYTQKVMSIQGVGGVKAYRTPAGGGTVGISIIDSDFNPPTTSLIEEIQTILDPVVNAGEGLGIAPFGHRVTARAVETAPINLALKLVLSNVTIGQIQHEVEETIADYLLTLRKEWSNSDVTVVRQLHIESRLLDIVGVHDVTESTINGTDSNLLLLKDQVPILGMVILNA comes from the coding sequence ATGTTTGAGCATCAAACTTTCGAAACCATTGTTGAACGGATGCTAACTCGTATTAGTAACGAGGTAGATAAACGGGAAGGTGCCATTATTTATGATACGGGAGCCATGACGGCAAAAGAGCTACAAGAAATGTATATCGCACTTGATGGCATTATTCTTGAAACATTTCCTGAAACGGCATCCCGCCCAAACTTAATTCGACGTGCAGCCGAATACGGTGTCTATCCATATGAAGCAACATATGCAGTTCTAAAAGGTGTGTTCAGTAAAGATATTCCAATTGGTTCTCGTTTTTCTCTTGGTGAATTGAACTATATCGCCTTTCAACGTATTGCACCTATGGAATATGATATGCGTTGCGAAGAGGTAGGTATCGTGGGGAATACGCAGTTTGGAGCTTTAATTCCTATCGAATATATTGATGGATTGCAAACCGCAGAATTAACTGAGCTGCTTATACCTGGCGAGGAGGAGGAACCAACAGAAGAATTCCGCCGAAGATTCTTCCTCACACGTAAACAAAACCCTTATGGCGGTAACCGGGACGACTATACGCAGAAGGTTATGAGTATACAGGGGGTAGGTGGTGTGAAAGCCTATCGTACTCCTGCAGGGGGCGGCACAGTTGGTATTTCTATTATTGATTCGGACTTTAATCCGCCAACTACATCTTTAATAGAAGAAATCCAAACAATTTTAGATCCAGTAGTCAATGCGGGAGAAGGTTTAGGTATTGCACCATTTGGACACCGGGTAACTGCACGAGCAGTAGAAACAGCACCGATTAACTTAGCCCTAAAGCTAGTGTTGTCCAATGTAACGATTGGGCAAATACAGCATGAAGTAGAAGAAACAATAGCCGATTATTTATTAACTTTGCGGAAAGAATGGAGTAATTCAGATGTAACAGTCGTTAGGCAGCTACATATTGAGTCACGGTTATTGGACATTGTAGGTGTACACGACGTAACAGAATCCACTATCAACGGTACGGACAGCAATCTTCTTCTATTAAAAGATCAAGTGCCGATTTTAGGGATGGTGATTTTAAATGCGTGA
- a CDS encoding DUF2634 domain-containing protein, whose protein sequence is MIPRQIENDDLTADFEEVIQPSRTYRIDHERKRIVGYVDDRDAIEQAIYKALSTERYDHLIYTWNYGAEIAKLFGQPIPYVYSELKRLITEALTHDDRIDSVDAFNFSHVKNKVSVQFTAHTIFGPVYAEREVTVA, encoded by the coding sequence GTGATTCCAAGGCAAATAGAGAATGACGATTTGACTGCTGACTTTGAGGAAGTTATTCAACCTTCTCGCACGTATCGTATTGATCACGAGCGGAAACGAATTGTTGGCTATGTAGATGACAGGGATGCGATTGAACAGGCTATTTATAAAGCGTTGAGCACAGAACGTTATGACCACTTAATTTACACGTGGAATTACGGCGCTGAAATTGCTAAATTATTTGGTCAGCCAATACCGTATGTTTATAGCGAGCTCAAAAGGCTCATAACGGAAGCATTAACACACGATGATCGTATCGATAGTGTTGATGCTTTTAATTTTAGTCATGTGAAAAATAAAGTGTCCGTACAATTCACTGCCCATACAATATTCGGTCCGGTATATGCAGAAAGAGAGGTGACGGTAGCGTAA
- a CDS encoding putative phage tail protein has protein sequence MRDNRVSRNLPPIYKELLEMEELTDTVAIELDELDSARAKAQVEQFIMTATEKYIRMRERGYDIRADPSVESLDFRRRRIIARQSTRLPITQRKVREILVELVGHNNFEEHLDIEKCTATYTFEAADTMVTREIDLTLERIIPLNIGLKVARRVRSYLFVPSYIASGSEITLHPMSIGNIEQHVQTNNLAGIKTASTITVLPM, from the coding sequence ATGCGTGATAATCGCGTATCCCGCAATCTTCCGCCAATATATAAAGAATTATTGGAAATGGAAGAGCTAACAGATACGGTTGCAATCGAGTTGGATGAGCTTGATAGTGCCCGTGCAAAGGCGCAAGTAGAGCAGTTCATCATGACCGCCACTGAAAAGTATATTAGGATGCGAGAGCGCGGTTATGATATTCGCGCGGATCCATCCGTCGAATCATTAGATTTCCGTCGCCGCAGAATTATCGCAAGACAGTCTACTAGGTTACCAATTACGCAGCGCAAAGTACGTGAAATATTGGTCGAACTTGTAGGGCACAATAATTTTGAGGAGCATTTAGATATTGAGAAATGCACAGCAACTTATACGTTCGAGGCTGCTGATACGATGGTAACTCGCGAAATAGATTTAACACTTGAAAGGATCATCCCGCTAAATATCGGGCTGAAGGTGGCAAGACGTGTGAGGAGTTACCTGTTTGTTCCTAGCTATATTGCATCAGGCTCCGAAATCACACTACATCCAATGAGCATCGGCAATATCGAACAACATGTGCAGACAAATAATTTAGCCGGTATCAAGACAGCATCAACAATTACTGTATTGCCAATGTAA
- a CDS encoding ABC transporter permease, which yields MVTGQLERAFQLAEKHKLDVSTILELNKIIAKEVNSSIKMEEKVLNQFIHILENNKTILKEAT from the coding sequence ATGGTGACCGGTCAGTTAGAGCGAGCATTCCAATTAGCGGAAAAACATAAGCTCGACGTAAGCACAATTTTAGAATTAAACAAAATTATTGCAAAAGAAGTGAATAGCTCTATAAAAATGGAGGAGAAGGTTTTAAATCAATTCATTCACATTCTTGAAAACAATAAAACAATCCTAAAGGAGGCCACTTAG
- a CDS encoding IS3 family transposase (programmed frameshift) — protein MPKKVFSLDVKILALQYLEEGRHTQLEICKMFSVNRQTLQEWRALFKFGGIEALTRSKKNKVYSKELKQSAVEDYLSERYSMLDILAKYGISSLTVFKKWVKIYTGHSELKDSGRGMSQTMTKGRKTTVEERIEIAKACLAKGKNYQETAAQYDVSYQQVYQWVKKFEESGDHALEDRRGKTKPTEERTPEDGLRLKIQQMERENERLRAENLFIKKVRGNRKEASLSRVRIQSRYIAIQELAENENLSIVLLCEIAEVSRAAYYKWMKRQPSVRERENEQLVESIQHLYSQVNGIYGYRRITMTINRQRTKMGLAKVNKKRIYRLMQICGLEAVIRRKPKRYRKSKPDYVAENILARDFTAEKPNQKWCTDVTEFKYGKGRKAYLSAIIDLHDNSIVSYVLGHSNNNKLVFDTMIPAIQELKEGEQPLIHSDRGYQYTSKFFKRMTEEANMIHSMSRVGRCIDNGPIEAFWGTLKVEKYYLNKYDTYEALEEAINTYITFYHNKRYQERLNGLSPLEYRTQAA, from the exons ATGCCAAAAAAGGTATTTTCACTAGATGTTAAAATCTTAGCACTTCAATATTTAGAAGAAGGACGTCATACCCAACTTGAAATTTGTAAGATGTTTTCGGTCAATCGACAAACTCTTCAAGAATGGCGCGCTCTTTTTAAATTTGGAGGAATAGAGGCGTTAACACGATCTAAGAAAAATAAGGTGTACTCAAAAGAATTAAAACAAAGTGCCGTCGAGGATTATTTATCAGAACGCTATTCTATGCTTGATATCCTTGCTAAATACGGGATTAGTAGTTTAACAGTGTTCAAAAAGTGGGTGAAAATTTATACTGGTCATAGTGAATTAAAAGATTCGGGTAGAGGAATGAGCCAAACTATGACTAAAGGAAGAAAAACAACTGTAGAAGAGCGTATTGAAATTGCAAAGGCATGCCTAGCGAAGGGGAAGAATTATCAAGAAACAGCAGCACAATATGATGTGTCCTACCAACAAGTTTATCAATGGGTAAAAAAGTTTGAAGAGAGTGGCGATCACGCTTTAGAGGATCGTCGTGGCAAAACAAAACCTACAGAAGAGCGTACACCAGAAGATGGATTGCGTTTAAAAATTCAACAGATGGAGCGTGAAAACGAACGGTTACGTGCAGAAAATCTAT TTATTAAAAAAGTTAGAGGAAATCGAAAGGAGGCGTCGTTAAGTAGAGTTCGTATTCAGAGCCGTTACATCGCGATTCAAGAGTTGGCGGAGAATGAAAACTTATCGATTGTTTTATTGTGTGAAATCGCTGAGGTTTCACGTGCAGCTTATTATAAATGGATGAAACGTCAGCCATCTGTACGAGAAAGAGAAAACGAACAGCTAGTAGAATCGATTCAACATCTTTATTCGCAAGTAAATGGTATTTATGGCTACCGCCGCATTACAATGACAATTAATCGCCAAAGAACAAAAATGGGCCTAGCTAAAGTTAATAAGAAGCGTATTTACCGCCTGATGCAGATTTGTGGTCTGGAAGCGGTTATTCGACGTAAGCCAAAACGATACCGTAAATCAAAGCCGGATTATGTGGCTGAAAATATTTTAGCACGTGATTTTACTGCGGAAAAACCGAATCAGAAATGGTGTACCGATGTGACAGAATTTAAATACGGCAAAGGTAGAAAAGCTTATTTAAGCGCGATTATTGATTTACACGACAATTCAATTGTCAGTTATGTATTAGGACATTCGAATAACAATAAATTAGTTTTTGACACCATGATTCCTGCAATACAGGAGCTAAAAGAAGGTGAGCAACCGCTTATTCATAGTGATCGAGGTTATCAATATACATCAAAATTCTTCAAACGCATGACAGAAGAAGCGAATATGATTCACAGTATGTCGAGGGTCGGTCGTTGTATCGATAACGGACCAATCGAGGCTTTTTGGGGTACTCTGAAAGTCGAAAAGTATTATTTAAACAAATATGATACATACGAGGCGTTAGAAGAAGCAATCAATACATATATTACGTTCTATCATAACAAACGTTACCAAGAAAGATTAAACGGCTTGAGCCCTCTAGAATACAGGACGCAAGCCGCTTAA
- a CDS encoding hemolysin XhlA family protein has translation MGDDLVRNVYERLGAIEAKIDGFTQVREVAYRAEDKADEALASTKSAHHRLNKLDKIVWWAATTIIGAVILALLAMVLKTN, from the coding sequence ATGGGCGATGATTTAGTGCGAAATGTGTACGAACGGTTAGGGGCAATTGAGGCAAAAATTGACGGTTTTACTCAAGTAAGAGAGGTCGCATATCGCGCAGAAGATAAAGCGGATGAAGCGTTAGCGAGCACAAAGAGCGCACACCACCGATTAAATAAGCTAGATAAAATTGTTTGGTGGGCTGCCACTACTATTATCGGTGCTGTCATTTTAGCACTTTTAGCGATGGTACTTAAAACAAATTAG
- a CDS encoding phage tail protein — protein MAQYGTIITNIGLAQIANAQVTQTKVGLDYIALGDGNGAHYVPSQSQTSLVREVWRGPIAELSIDPTNNNRIIIDAVIPVTAGGFTIREIGIFDDKNQLIAVGQYPEKYKPELSEGVSEETLIHFVIETNNADVVKLTIDPTVIIASRKYVDEKVAGINKGLTEITRTVTELESEFTTHKEDDKRHTSMLNFMLNSAMPSEYPEGVSLHVAGSSDNTAGYPSPYGLVVTFKYGTIRSRQVFYESLTSMAWTRSYDLNKVAWLDWVADTNEIIVYSGKLEDVKVSGTYYCHGATSDKPTNHSYFVESYVYDPAANYIKLVAYAVTGNAEISSLMYTKAKVNGVWQQWVKVLNQYDYDALFQSVSNGKSQVANAITQKGVPTASNAEFATMATNIGKIETNSTVSGTGTSYVSGYDTVFNITGLPFRPRAVIIKFNNFKGKLVFNNDWGISDADSFALDREDGNTGGWQNWSTSASINSNGVIFRVGNDDFVTSFSYIAVK, from the coding sequence GTGGCTCAATACGGCACAATCATCACGAATATAGGGCTAGCACAAATTGCTAATGCCCAAGTCACACAGACAAAAGTAGGCTTAGATTATATCGCACTGGGTGATGGAAACGGTGCGCATTATGTCCCAAGCCAAAGCCAAACATCATTAGTTCGTGAAGTTTGGAGAGGACCAATTGCAGAATTATCTATTGATCCAACTAACAATAATCGTATCATCATTGATGCAGTCATTCCCGTAACAGCAGGGGGCTTCACGATTCGCGAAATCGGTATTTTTGATGACAAGAATCAATTGATTGCAGTTGGCCAATACCCAGAGAAATATAAGCCAGAGTTATCGGAAGGGGTATCCGAGGAAACGCTTATCCATTTTGTGATTGAAACAAATAATGCCGATGTCGTAAAACTAACCATTGACCCAACTGTTATCATCGCTTCGAGAAAATATGTTGATGAAAAAGTAGCAGGTATTAATAAAGGTTTAACAGAAATCACGCGAACTGTAACCGAGTTAGAAAGTGAATTTACTACACATAAGGAAGATGATAAACGACATACATCTATGCTGAATTTTATGCTTAATTCCGCAATGCCATCAGAATATCCTGAGGGAGTATCGCTCCATGTTGCCGGTTCATCAGATAACACTGCCGGATATCCGTCACCGTACGGTTTGGTAGTGACGTTCAAGTACGGTACGATACGATCTAGACAAGTATTCTATGAAAGTCTTACATCCATGGCGTGGACTCGCTCTTATGATCTTAATAAAGTGGCTTGGCTAGATTGGGTCGCTGATACTAATGAAATAATTGTTTATTCCGGTAAATTAGAAGATGTTAAGGTGTCCGGTACTTACTATTGTCACGGTGCTACCAGTGACAAACCTACAAATCATTCATATTTCGTTGAAAGTTATGTATATGACCCGGCGGCGAATTATATCAAATTAGTTGCGTATGCTGTCACTGGTAATGCAGAGATATCTTCACTCATGTATACCAAAGCCAAGGTTAATGGAGTGTGGCAACAGTGGGTTAAAGTATTGAATCAGTACGATTATGATGCGCTTTTTCAATCTGTAAGTAATGGTAAATCACAAGTCGCAAACGCCATTACCCAAAAAGGTGTCCCGACGGCATCAAATGCAGAGTTTGCGACGATGGCAACAAACATAGGAAAAATCGAAACGAATAGTACGGTATCGGGCACAGGGACATCCTATGTGAGTGGATATGATACAGTTTTTAACATTACAGGTTTACCATTTAGACCACGCGCAGTAATAATAAAATTTAATAATTTCAAGGGAAAGTTAGTATTTAATAACGATTGGGGCATTTCTGATGCAGACTCATTTGCGCTCGATAGGGAAGACGGTAACACTGGCGGTTGGCAAAATTGGAGTACTAGCGCATCCATTAACAGTAATGGCGTTATATTCAGGGTAGGTAACGACGATTTTGTAACTAGCTTTAGTTATATTGCAGTTAAGTAA
- a CDS encoding DUF4046 domain-containing protein has translation MSEVKTIYDIYHEILNGERKRFPEQTWNQTDSKETLVKLARYIMLDLLKFNRDDVIGQVTLVFLQKYRICGAMRKNYASTAAFIQDCFPEWDIKPWELRVGVPKGYWNENIAIEATKWLIEEILDWDLETVQNEISNSYFYKNNLGGMLMTLKIGAIDAVVLTYPEYDWSYLKDRRGYKITPAQAIEIRKLHKEGVSQHELARWFECDVVSIFCCVHRKTFK, from the coding sequence TTGAGTGAAGTAAAAACAATATATGATATTTATCATGAAATCTTAAATGGAGAACGAAAGCGTTTCCCGGAGCAAACGTGGAACCAAACCGATAGTAAGGAAACTTTAGTGAAATTAGCTAGGTATATTATGCTCGACTTGTTAAAATTTAATAGAGATGATGTGATCGGACAAGTCACATTAGTCTTTTTGCAAAAATATAGAATTTGTGGTGCTATGCGCAAAAACTACGCTAGTACAGCGGCATTTATACAAGATTGCTTTCCTGAGTGGGACATCAAGCCTTGGGAGTTGAGGGTGGGGGTTCCAAAAGGTTATTGGAACGAGAATATAGCTATCGAAGCAACTAAATGGTTAATCGAAGAAATCCTTGATTGGGATTTAGAAACAGTCCAAAACGAAATTTCCAACTCGTACTTTTACAAAAATAACCTCGGAGGAATGTTAATGACACTCAAAATCGGAGCTATAGACGCAGTGGTATTAACTTACCCCGAGTACGATTGGTCCTATTTAAAAGATCGTAGAGGATATAAAATAACACCTGCTCAAGCAATCGAAATTCGCAAATTACATAAAGAAGGTGTATCGCAACACGAATTAGCAAGATGGTTTGAGTGCGATGTTGTGAGTATATTTTGTTGTGTGCATCGAAAAACATTTAAATAG
- a CDS encoding N-acetylmuramoyl-L-alanine amidase family protein — protein sequence MIKKKVFIDPGHGGTDPGAIGANSKESANVLAIALALEKKLIAQGYEVKLSRRSDVYLTLSQRTKMANDWGADIFISLHDNSAVNKTATGFETFIFNGMASHLSTKLQTCLHEAIVKDIGLRDRGMKSANFAVVRETKMPAALIEYGFISNLNDEKIIANEIEKQAQLTFVGINKFYGVTTDKKEETPVSKEVYEKNAAPSTWAADAVKWAIANSVSDGTYLKRPATREEIITMIYNVQRKK from the coding sequence ATGATTAAAAAGAAAGTTTTTATCGACCCAGGACATGGCGGAACTGATCCAGGTGCAATTGGCGCCAACTCGAAAGAATCAGCAAACGTTTTAGCAATTGCGTTGGCACTTGAAAAGAAGTTAATTGCACAGGGCTATGAAGTAAAGCTATCACGCCGTTCTGATGTATATTTGACGCTTTCACAGCGGACTAAGATGGCGAATGATTGGGGTGCTGACATCTTCATTTCCCTACATGATAATAGTGCCGTTAACAAGACTGCGACAGGCTTTGAAACATTTATTTTTAACGGTATGGCGAGTCACCTCTCAACTAAGTTGCAAACGTGTCTTCACGAAGCAATTGTAAAAGACATTGGACTTCGTGATCGTGGTATGAAGAGCGCCAACTTTGCGGTTGTACGCGAAACTAAAATGCCTGCAGCTTTAATCGAATATGGTTTTATCAGTAATTTAAATGATGAAAAAATCATTGCAAATGAAATCGAAAAACAAGCGCAATTGACGTTTGTTGGTATTAATAAATTTTACGGTGTAACTACCGATAAAAAGGAGGAAACACCAGTGTCAAAAGAAGTTTACGAAAAAAATGCAGCGCCATCTACGTGGGCTGCCGATGCAGTCAAATGGGCAATAGCAAACAGTGTATCAGATGGCACATATTTAAAACGCCCAGCTACGCGAGAAGAGATTATTACAATGATTTATAATGTACAAAGAAAAAAATAA
- a CDS encoding transcriptional regulator, producing the protein MKNQLIKAMQRNQMLDMMYMAKDGSVTKRRIKIIKIIGDNFQAYCFVKQAKRTFIIDNVLAVAPITYKERNVV; encoded by the coding sequence ATGAAAAATCAACTAATAAAAGCAATGCAGCGTAATCAAATGTTAGACATGATGTATATGGCCAAGGATGGATCCGTAACAAAACGACGTATTAAAATCATTAAAATTATTGGCGATAACTTTCAGGCTTACTGTTTTGTAAAACAGGCAAAGCGTACTTTTATCATCGATAATGTGTTAGCCGTTGCTCCGATCACTTATAAAGAGCGTAACGTTGTATGA
- a CDS encoding acyl-CoA dehydrogenase family protein, with product MDFTLNDEQKMIQKTVRDFVNRELKPLEQEVLKNEREGRPSISREKIKELRAKAKEMGFWGINTPEEYGGANLGPIMSVLIAMELGRTYVPFNFGGTADNILYLCNEEQKQKYLIPTINGERRSCFALTEPGAGSDARSIQMRAVKDGDEWVLNGEKVFITNGNEADFAMVFAVTDKEKGANGGVTCFLVDREMGWESEYIHTMGEWGPATLIFDNVRVPEENILGEVGQGFNLGMQWIGQGRYMIPAGGIGAAERLLQMAIDYSKTRVTFGKPIAERQAIQWMIADSAVEIEAAKWIVLRAAWMAENGMDARHQSSMAKLNGAIMANQVVDRVLQIHGGMGYTKELPIERWYRELRLYRIFEGTDEIQRRTIARNLLKGNAKVGELL from the coding sequence ATGGATTTTACACTAAATGATGAACAAAAAATGATTCAAAAAACAGTTCGAGATTTCGTGAATAGAGAACTAAAACCGTTGGAACAAGAAGTATTAAAAAATGAAAGAGAAGGTAGACCAAGTATTTCTCGTGAAAAAATAAAAGAATTGAGAGCAAAGGCAAAAGAAATGGGATTTTGGGGTATTAATACGCCCGAGGAATACGGTGGCGCCAATTTAGGACCGATTATGTCTGTATTAATCGCGATGGAATTAGGAAGGACATATGTTCCATTCAACTTTGGGGGTACTGCTGATAATATTCTTTATTTATGCAATGAAGAACAGAAGCAGAAATATTTAATTCCTACAATTAACGGGGAAAGACGTTCTTGCTTTGCTTTAACAGAACCGGGTGCGGGATCGGATGCAAGAAGCATTCAAATGAGAGCGGTGAAAGATGGCGACGAATGGGTGTTAAACGGTGAAAAAGTATTTATCACAAATGGAAATGAAGCAGACTTTGCCATGGTATTTGCCGTAACAGATAAAGAAAAAGGGGCAAATGGCGGTGTCACTTGTTTCCTAGTCGACCGAGAAATGGGTTGGGAATCTGAATATATTCATACAATGGGCGAATGGGGACCAGCGACATTAATATTCGATAATGTGCGTGTACCTGAAGAAAATATTTTAGGGGAAGTAGGCCAAGGATTTAACTTAGGCATGCAGTGGATTGGACAAGGAAGATATATGATTCCTGCTGGAGGAATTGGTGCTGCCGAACGTTTATTACAAATGGCGATCGACTATTCGAAAACGCGCGTTACTTTTGGAAAACCGATTGCCGAACGTCAAGCAATTCAATGGATGATTGCTGATTCAGCAGTTGAAATTGAAGCAGCAAAATGGATTGTATTGAGAGCTGCATGGATGGCTGAAAATGGGATGGATGCACGTCACCAGTCATCAATGGCAAAACTAAATGGGGCAATCATGGCAAATCAAGTAGTCGATCGCGTTCTTCAAATCCATGGTGGAATGGGCTATACAAAGGAATTACCAATTGAACGTTGGTATAG
- a CDS encoding phage holin, whose protein sequence is MKINWKVRLKHKTFLLALFALLLLLVQQVAAVFGIDTTIYNEQATELFNTVLALLVLIGVVVDPTTTGTNDSHRALRYDKPKKDGE, encoded by the coding sequence ATGAAAATTAACTGGAAAGTACGATTGAAACACAAAACTTTTCTTTTAGCACTTTTTGCGTTACTGCTTTTATTAGTGCAGCAAGTGGCTGCTGTTTTTGGAATCGACACAACAATCTATAACGAGCAAGCAACGGAGTTATTCAACACGGTGCTTGCTCTTTTAGTTTTAATTGGTGTAGTAGTAGACCCGACTACTACTGGGACAAACGATAGCCACCGAGCATTGCGATATGACAAGCCTAAAAAGGATGGTGAATAA